ACGCTTTCATCTGTGGTATGATTTTATTATCATGTGATATAATTCCGAAAAGATGTTTACCTGAATGTATATAAAGTTCGGCCGCACACAGGTAACAGAAATATCTGTTTTCGGGAATCGATAGTGCGAAGTACAGTTAAATTCTTTCGAGAATCCGGAGGTCCCCCTATGGCACAGAGTACAAAAGAACTGCGCAGAAGAAAGGTCATCGAAGTCCTCAACAAGGCCCGCGCCATGGAACTGCAGGCAATCACACAGTACATGAACCAGCACTACAATCTGGACGACATGGATTACGGCGATATGGCGGCGAAGATCAAGCTCATTGCGGTCGATGAAATGCGCCATGCGGAGATGTTCGCCGAACGGATCAAAGAGCTCGGAGGCGAGCCGACCATCGATCCGACAGCAAAAGCAGTAAAAGGCCAGGAAATCCGGACTGTCTTCGCTTTTGACGCCCAGCTCGAGGACGACACGATCGACACGTACAACCAGTACCTGCTCGTATGCAGGGAGAACGGCGACAGCACGAGCCTGAAAATCTTCGAAGCGGTCATCGACGAAGAACAGATACACTTCAACTACTTCGACAATGTGAACGACCACATCGAGAAGCTTGGCGAGACCTACCTCGCCCAGATCGCCGGGACACCGTCCGCCACCGGCCTGCAGACACTGGGCTTCGTCGCCCGTCAGGGATCGGGAGCTCCACAGGGCGGCGCGTGACAGCAAATTGAGGAGGTGCAGAATGCACTACAGTAAATTTATGATTCTCTTACTACTGTTATTACCGATTGGATTCATTACTTTCAGGAATGGGAAGAAAAAGGATTCGCTGTCATTGATCATTGGTGGTTCAGCAATTATGTTCGTACCCGCTATATTATTATTTTTATTATACTATTTTCAGGGTTAACCGTGTTGTAGAGGTTCAAAGGGGTGTATTTATAAATTGCCCCTTTTTTACAAAGGTAATCCATGATAATCCGCTTCATCCGCGATAATCTACGTTCTATTCTCATGCCTGTAAGCGTTTATGAAATCTAACGGCGTTCCGAAAAATAATCGTGCAGAATGATTCCGTGGTCGAACGCGAGGGGTGATGGAAGGTGGTCCGGGTCGAACAGTCCGGTCTCTGCGGCATCGTCTCCCGCAACCGGTGTTTCCGTGCTCGCTGCTCCGAACACCACGGTGATGGTGTGAAAGCGCGGGTCACGGCCCGGGTCGGAATAGCAGCGGAACTGCCTGAGACCGATGATACTTATCCCCGTTTCTTCTTTTATTTCACGGACAGCAGCTTCTTCCGCCGATT
The bacterium DNA segment above includes these coding regions:
- a CDS encoding NUDIX hydrolase; this translates as MIEIDGKVLLIRRKNPPSGWALPGGFIEYGESAEEAAVREIKEETGISIIGLRQFRCYSDPGRDPRFHTITVVFGAASTETPVAGDDAAETGLFDPDHLPSPLAFDHGIILHDYFSERR
- a CDS encoding manganese catalase family protein translates to MAQSTKELRRRKVIEVLNKARAMELQAITQYMNQHYNLDDMDYGDMAAKIKLIAVDEMRHAEMFAERIKELGGEPTIDPTAKAVKGQEIRTVFAFDAQLEDDTIDTYNQYLLVCRENGDSTSLKIFEAVIDEEQIHFNYFDNVNDHIEKLGETYLAQIAGTPSATGLQTLGFVARQGSGAPQGGA